The Deltaproteobacteria bacterium genome window below encodes:
- a CDS encoding ABC transporter substrate-binding protein — translation MFGKVFAIFFSLLVVLVPHGIAFSAQVKITAGYGGELGYQAPIWVAHELKLFAKHGMTSELVRIAGGARSTAALLANALQLSQSAGVAPVQANLAGGDLVIIATSTNRPTVSIVGQPKTVKKPQDLVGKTVGLVGPGEMNTFFFLNAIERWGIDPKSVTVLAIPGTQPRLAAVVAGSIDATVLAPPFSFEAEKYNLTQLADFATGTDAFPQSGLVVRKELLRSNRDLVKRMLMAYVEAIHILKTDVERSLPIMKKYMRITDEVIAKRSYEYYAKLFSFPPLTDEKGIGVVLKFLATQPGGANAKSAKAEEFFDNSLLAELQREGFFVRIAAGKGL, via the coding sequence GTGTTCGGAAAAGTTTTTGCAATTTTTTTTAGTTTGCTTGTCGTTCTCGTGCCGCACGGGATCGCGTTTAGCGCGCAAGTTAAGATCACCGCCGGCTACGGCGGCGAGTTGGGGTATCAGGCGCCGATATGGGTTGCTCATGAATTAAAATTGTTCGCGAAGCATGGCATGACTTCGGAGCTGGTACGGATCGCCGGTGGGGCGCGCAGCACGGCGGCGTTGTTGGCCAATGCGCTGCAACTGTCGCAGAGCGCGGGCGTGGCGCCGGTGCAAGCGAATTTGGCGGGCGGCGATCTGGTGATCATCGCGACTTCGACCAATCGACCGACGGTGAGTATCGTCGGTCAGCCGAAGACGGTAAAAAAACCCCAGGATCTGGTTGGCAAGACCGTCGGTCTCGTCGGTCCGGGTGAGATGAACACGTTCTTTTTTTTGAATGCGATTGAACGCTGGGGCATCGATCCGAAGTCGGTCACGGTTCTCGCTATTCCCGGAACTCAGCCGCGGCTCGCCGCCGTGGTCGCCGGCAGCATCGACGCGACGGTGTTGGCGCCGCCGTTTAGTTTCGAAGCGGAGAAATATAATTTGACGCAGTTGGCTGATTTCGCCACGGGAACGGATGCCTTTCCCCAATCCGGTTTGGTTGTGCGCAAAGAACTTTTGCGCAGTAATCGCGACCTGGTCAAGCGCATGTTGATGGCCTACGTCGAAGCGATCCACATTCTCAAAACTGATGTCGAAAGAAGTCTGCCGATCATGAAAAAGTATATGCGCATCACCGACGAGGTCATCGCCAAGCGCAGTTACGAATATTACGCCAAACTGTTTTCCTTCCCGCCGTTGACCGACGAGAAGGGAATCGGCGTGGTGCTCAAGTTTCTCGCCACCCAGCCGGGCGGCGCCAACGCGAAGAGTGCCAAAGCGGAAGAGTTTTTCGACAACAGTTTGCTGGCCGAGCTGCAACGCGAAGGTTTTTTCGTGCGCATTGCCGCTGGAAAGGGATTGTAA
- a CDS encoding addiction module toxin, HicA family: MKVRDVIRWIESDGWRSIVTEGSHRQFKHATKPGRVTVSGHPGDDMPKGTLASVIRQAGLKGVRR; encoded by the coding sequence GTGAAAGTGCGAGATGTGATCCGATGGATCGAATCAGACGGTTGGCGCAGCATTGTGACCGAAGGAAGTCACCGGCAATTCAAGCATGCGACAAAACCTGGACGCGTTACGGTAAGTGGTCATCCCGGCGACGATATGCCGAAGGGAACTCTAGCGTCAGTGATCCGACAAGCCGGCCTCAAAGGAGTGAGACGATGA
- a CDS encoding membrane dipeptidase: MPPHNRSQPVPAVNANVEGKARAIHERILVIDSHIDFEPEDLTGARNYTERGETQFNLPNMIDGGLDALFFVIYVGQTRESQNADALQAAGYERAYHAAVEKFAAVRRFTSEIAPRQIELALSADDIRRIHAGGKKAALMGVENGYPLGEDLNRVNEFYQRGARYISLTHNGHNQLGDSHTGEREGWKWHGVSSLGKQVIAEMNRLGIMVDISHASKESMMQTAALSQAPIIASHSGARALCNVSRNLDDEQMLALKKTGGVMQLVAYHDFVKTTAQDSPERAAALAEARKPYDLADPNKLSQRARAQAGLKKLSAEQRAEYESKLAAIDRQLAGEPSANLQDFVDHIDYAVKLIGIDHVGISSDFDGGGGVTGWNDASETVNVTIELVRRGYSETQIAKLWSGNLLRVMDETQRLARELQK; encoded by the coding sequence ATGCCACCCCACAATCGATCTCAGCCTGTGCCCGCCGTCAATGCCAACGTAGAGGGAAAGGCCCGCGCGATTCACGAGCGAATCCTCGTCATCGACTCCCACATCGATTTCGAACCGGAAGACTTGACCGGCGCGCGCAACTATACCGAGCGCGGGGAAACTCAATTCAATCTGCCCAACATGATCGACGGCGGCCTCGATGCGCTGTTCTTCGTCATCTACGTCGGCCAGACCAGAGAATCGCAGAATGCCGACGCGCTCCAAGCGGCGGGCTATGAGCGCGCTTACCATGCAGCTGTGGAGAAATTCGCCGCCGTGCGCCGCTTCACAAGTGAAATTGCGCCAAGGCAAATAGAATTAGCTTTAAGCGCCGACGACATTCGGCGCATTCACGCCGGCGGCAAGAAAGCCGCGCTCATGGGCGTCGAGAACGGTTACCCGCTCGGCGAAGATCTAAATCGCGTCAACGAATTCTACCAGCGCGGCGCGCGCTACATCTCGCTCACCCACAACGGCCACAACCAACTCGGCGACTCGCACACCGGTGAACGCGAAGGCTGGAAGTGGCACGGCGTCTCGTCGCTGGGCAAACAAGTCATCGCCGAAATGAATCGCCTCGGCATCATGGTCGACATCTCCCACGCGTCAAAGGAATCGATGATGCAAACCGCCGCGCTGTCCCAAGCGCCGATCATCGCCTCCCACTCCGGCGCGCGTGCGCTATGCAATGTGAGCCGGAATTTGGATGACGAACAAATGCTCGCGCTCAAGAAAACCGGCGGGGTCATGCAATTGGTCGCCTATCACGACTTCGTCAAAACCACAGCACAAGATTCCCCCGAGCGCGCCGCCGCGCTCGCCGAGGCCAGAAAACCCTACGATCTTGCCGATCCAAATAAATTGAGCCAACGCGCCCGTGCCCAAGCCGGGCTGAAAAAACTTTCCGCCGAGCAACGCGCGGAATACGAAAGCAAGCTCGCCGCCATCGACCGACAACTCGCCGGCGAGCCGTCGGCGAACTTGCAAGATTTCGTCGACCACATCGACTACGCGGTAAAACTGATCGGCATCGACCACGTCGGCATCTCCTCCGACTTCGACGGCGGCGGCGGCGTCACCGGCTGGAACGACGCCAGCGAAACAGTAAATGTCACCATCGAGTTAGTCCGCCGCGGTTATAGCGAAACGCAAATCGCAAAACTCTGGAGCGGTAATCTGCTGCGAGTGATGGACGAAACACAACGCCTCGCCCGCGAGCTACAAAAGTAA
- a CDS encoding ABC transporter substrate-binding protein, which yields MRKKITRRVFCSMLLALPFSAHAQQPKKVSRIGYLAPVDAASDAARAEGIRLALRERGYIEGQNIATEYRYAEGNLNRVPELAAELVRLKVDIIVVAGGVPLIQAAKNATKTIPLVMVGTGSDPVESGLVDSLARPGGNVTGLTNLGVELGGKRLELLKEAVPKLARVAVLYDPGISGTAREVKEDLPIAARALKLTLQPWEIRATNEFEKVFAALNKQRPDGLGGPLPFANRKRVADFAIKSRLPSMYINKSFVEAGGLMSYAADQTESYQRVAYFVDRILKGAKPADLPVEQPMRFEFVINLKTAKQIGLTLPQWTLMKATKVLQ from the coding sequence ATGCGCAAAAAAATCACTCGGCGAGTTTTTTGCTCGATGCTTTTGGCTCTGCCCTTTTCTGCCCACGCCCAGCAGCCGAAGAAAGTCTCACGAATCGGGTATCTAGCGCCGGTCGATGCAGCTAGTGACGCCGCTCGTGCCGAGGGCATTCGGCTGGCGCTGCGTGAGCGCGGCTACATCGAAGGACAAAACATCGCCACCGAGTACCGCTATGCCGAGGGAAATCTCAATCGGGTTCCTGAGCTTGCGGCCGAGCTGGTGCGTCTCAAGGTCGATATCATCGTCGTGGCAGGAGGGGTGCCGCTGATCCAAGCGGCCAAGAATGCGACCAAGACGATTCCCCTCGTAATGGTGGGCACCGGTTCCGATCCTGTCGAGTCAGGATTAGTTGATAGCCTTGCCCGTCCTGGCGGTAACGTCACCGGCCTGACAAATCTTGGCGTAGAATTAGGCGGGAAGCGGCTGGAGCTGCTCAAAGAAGCGGTTCCCAAACTTGCCCGTGTTGCGGTTCTGTACGACCCGGGCATTTCAGGCACGGCGCGCGAGGTGAAAGAAGATCTCCCAATCGCGGCGCGCGCGCTAAAGTTGACTCTTCAACCCTGGGAGATAAGAGCTACGAACGAGTTCGAGAAAGTGTTCGCGGCGCTGAATAAGCAGCGCCCGGATGGACTCGGGGGACCGCTACCGTTTGCTAACCGAAAACGGGTCGCGGACTTTGCGATAAAGAGCCGGCTACCATCGATGTACATCAACAAGAGTTTCGTAGAAGCCGGCGGGCTCATGTCTTATGCGGCGGACCAAACGGAGAGCTACCAGCGCGTCGCATATTTTGTCGACAGAATTCTGAAGGGAGCCAAGCCCGCCGATCTGCCGGTGGAGCAGCCGATGAGATTTGAGTTCGTCATCAATCTCAAAACCGCGAAGCAGATCGGCCTGACGTTACCGCAGTGGACGCTGATGAAGGCGACTAAGGTGCTTCAATGA
- a CDS encoding DUF4926 domain-containing protein, giving the protein MHDVVALLHDVQTKHFEGGVPLLLRRGQIGTVVMTYQVGACEVEFADRDGRAFAILSVRSDQLMVLHDTPDFAAA; this is encoded by the coding sequence ATGCATGACGTGGTTGCCTTGCTACATGACGTGCAGACGAAGCACTTCGAGGGCGGTGTGCCTTTGCTTCTGCGCCGCGGTCAGATCGGCACTGTTGTAATGACCTATCAGGTTGGTGCGTGCGAAGTTGAGTTCGCTGATCGCGACGGCCGTGCCTTTGCCATCTTATCGGTTCGGTCCGATCAATTGATGGTTCTCCACGACACACCCGATTTCGCGGCTGCATAG
- a CDS encoding MFS transporter, which produces MERKWWLVIFGCITHAVNTGFCYFGMSAFFPSFEREFGWSRTAISGAFSLARVESGMLGPLEGYIVDRVGAPRIMYIGIAVCVLGFFSLSFVNTLPMLYLAIVLGIVLGSSLGYLVPISVLIAKTFREKRSLAFGIFRTGPGLSGALVPFIGWMIVSWGWRTAAMASAAILLTVGMPLAWLINYIYRQHASAEFSASRTDGHVSSAAPRADDPQYTLTEALRTKLFWLFSIAMAFRHLVTEGVSVHFVILLVDRGWSTEAASGLLGLSAMIGAPARLLMGWLGDIVDKRRLAMGLLAALSISVLVMGWSAAPFLFTTCMVIYSLAYGGLAALQEPIRADYFGTKAFATIQGVSRSVTTAGTFMGPILAGVFYDLTKSYTVAFTIFAVMSLVSMFFMYLAKPPPNK; this is translated from the coding sequence ATGGAGCGCAAATGGTGGCTGGTTATCTTTGGCTGCATCACGCACGCCGTCAATACCGGATTTTGTTACTTCGGCATGAGCGCGTTTTTTCCGTCCTTCGAGCGCGAGTTCGGCTGGAGCCGCACGGCGATCTCCGGGGCGTTCTCTTTGGCGCGGGTCGAGTCGGGGATGCTTGGGCCTCTCGAAGGTTACATCGTCGACCGCGTCGGCGCGCCGCGCATCATGTACATCGGCATCGCGGTTTGCGTCTTGGGATTTTTTTCGCTGAGCTTCGTCAATACGCTGCCGATGCTCTATTTGGCGATTGTTTTGGGCATCGTGCTCGGCTCCAGTCTCGGCTATCTGGTGCCGATCAGCGTGTTGATCGCCAAGACGTTCCGCGAAAAGCGCAGTTTGGCGTTCGGCATTTTTCGCACCGGGCCGGGGCTCTCCGGTGCTTTGGTTCCGTTCATCGGATGGATGATCGTTTCGTGGGGTTGGCGCACCGCGGCGATGGCGTCGGCGGCGATTCTTCTCACCGTCGGCATGCCGCTGGCGTGGTTGATCAATTATATTTATCGCCAGCATGCCTCGGCTGAGTTCAGCGCCAGCCGAACCGATGGCCATGTCAGCAGCGCGGCGCCGCGTGCCGACGATCCGCAATACACTCTCACCGAAGCGCTGCGCACGAAACTCTTCTGGCTGTTCTCCATCGCCATGGCGTTTCGCCATCTGGTCACCGAGGGCGTGTCGGTGCATTTCGTGATCCTGCTGGTCGACCGCGGTTGGAGCACGGAAGCGGCTAGCGGTTTGCTCGGTCTGTCGGCGATGATCGGTGCACCTGCGCGTTTGTTGATGGGTTGGTTGGGCGATATCGTCGACAAGCGCCGTTTGGCGATGGGCTTACTCGCGGCGTTGAGTATTTCCGTTCTGGTGATGGGCTGGAGCGCCGCGCCGTTCTTGTTCACAACCTGCATGGTGATTTATTCCCTCGCTTACGGCGGCCTTGCCGCCTTGCAGGAACCGATCCGGGCGGATTATTTCGGCACGAAAGCGTTCGCGACCATCCAAGGCGTCAGCCGGTCGGTGACGACCGCGGGCACTTTCATGGGTCCGATCCTGGCGGGAGTTTTCTACGACCTGACGAAAAGCTACACGGTGGCTTTCACGATTTTTGCGGTGATGAGTTTAGTGTCGATGTTCTTCATGTACTTGGCCAAGCCGCCGCCAAATAAGTAA
- a CDS encoding type II toxin-antitoxin system HicB family antitoxin yields the protein MKKLQYLVRVNKDPESDWGASVPDLPGCVATGKTIDAALRRIQTAIALHLKGMREDGIKAPHPRHRSVTPRRTDRLVDFYATIEVAA from the coding sequence ATGAAGAAGCTACAGTACTTGGTTCGTGTCAACAAAGACCCTGAAAGTGATTGGGGCGCATCTGTACCAGATCTTCCTGGTTGCGTTGCAACCGGCAAGACGATTGACGCAGCCCTACGGCGGATCCAAACTGCCATCGCTTTGCATCTCAAAGGCATGCGCGAAGACGGTATCAAAGCGCCGCATCCACGCCACCGCTCCGTTACACCTCGGCGCACAGATAGATTAGTTGATTTCTACGCCACCATTGAGGTTGCGGCCTAA